The genomic segment TAAGGTTTCGTTAATGATGGTGATCGCCGCGGCGACGGCGGCGTCGATATCCATGGTCGAGGTGTCGAGCGTCACCGCGTCGTCGGCCGGCTTCAGTGGCGCCGCGGCGCGGGCGCTGTCGCGGGCATCGCGCGAACGCAGGTCGGCCAGCACCTCGTCATAGTCAGTATCGTGGCCGGACCCGAGCAATTCCTTAAGGCGCCGTTCCGCGCGCACGTCGTCGGTGGCGGTGACGAAGAGCTTCACGTCGGCGTCGGGGCAGATCACCGTGCCGATGTCGCGCCCGTCGAGCACCGCGCCGCCGTCGCGCCGGGCGAAGGCGCGCTGGAAATCCACCAGAGCCTTGCGGACTTCCGGAATGGCAGCCACGCGGCTGGCCGCCTGGGCCACGTCGGGGGTGCGCAGGTCGCCGGCCTCGAGATCGGCGGCGAGCAGCTGTTCGGCCGCCGTCACCGGGTCGGTGCCGTCCAGCGTGCGCCGGCCCGTGGCGCGGTAGAGCAGCCCGGTGTCGAGATGCGCAAACCCGAAATGCGCCGCCACCGCCTTGGAGATCGTGCCCTTGCCGGCCGCTGCCGGCCCGTCGATTGCCACCGTGAATGCCATTGCCCTGCCTCTCGTCTGAGGATCAAACTCCTAGAAGATCATGCGCCGGGCCTCAAGCCTTAGGATCGGGCCCGGTTAGGACAGGTGTAGTCGGAAAGTGCTGGAGCGGGTAACGGGAATCGAACCCGTAACTTAAGCTTGGGAAGCTCGCGTGATACCTTTTCACCATACCCGCTTTGCAGAGTTGGTAGGTATGAAATCGCCGGGGTGC from the Roseovarius indicus genome contains:
- a CDS encoding (d)CMP kinase, whose translation is MAFTVAIDGPAAAGKGTISKAVAAHFGFAHLDTGLLYRATGRRTLDGTDPVTAAEQLLAADLEAGDLRTPDVAQAASRVAAIPEVRKALVDFQRAFARRDGGAVLDGRDIGTVICPDADVKLFVTATDDVRAERRLKELLGSGHDTDYDEVLADLRSRDARDSARAAAPLKPADDAVTLDTSTMDIDAAVAAAITIINETLT